In a single window of the Dioscorea cayenensis subsp. rotundata cultivar TDr96_F1 unplaced genomic scaffold, TDr96_F1_v2_PseudoChromosome.rev07_lg8_w22 25.fasta BLBR01000597.1, whole genome shotgun sequence genome:
- the LOC120254728 gene encoding RNA polymerase-associated protein CTR9 homolog, which translates to MKYTGNAEIPAQHDEDDSEDVHVPPVATQEEWLEAASQVPSSDRSVCNDGILIPKAGIEEPEAVSQAQDETPSDVSAPEAQAGTKIMVETEDAPQKSKKTPPKRVQSKRAPLRKCYPRRATRNKAPAHKNKHGEKVSISSDDSGNDEAPLRAVDALLQSLNGCRREKDSQGYQDIEGEKEATSERDNQGFQEIEGEKKATREKDNQSFKDIEGAIEAATEKNNEDEKDIEGGNDAAGEKNAEGDKDVKAEKDVAGEKDNKGDKDADDEKDVETTKEAAREENDEGEKGTDNDTKHANEEKNTVVDKGNKNESTTEYATPDEVR; encoded by the exons ATGAAGTATACAGGTAATGCGGAAATCCCTGCACagcatgatgaagatgattccgAGGATGTTCACGTTCCACCAGTAGCTACTCAGGAAGAATGGCTAGAAGCTGCATCACAGGTCCCCTCTTCTGATCGCTCTGTCTGTAATGATGGAATTCTAATTCCTAAAGCCGGAATAGAAGAGCCAGAAGCTGTATCACAGGCCCAGGATGAAACTCCGTCTGATGTCTCGGCTCCTGAGGCCCAAGCAGGGACCAAGATCATGGTAGAGACTGAAGATGCTCCCCAAAAGT CGAAGAAAACACCACCAAAACGGGTTCAGTCAAAGAGAGCCCCACTGAGAAAGTGTTACCCAAGGAGAGCTACAAGGAATAAGGCCCCagctcacaagaacaaacatGGTGAAAAGGTTTCCATCTCAAGTGATGACTCCGGAAATGATGAGGCACCATTACGCGCTGTAGATGCACTACTTCAATCCCTGAACG GATGCCGCCGGGAGAAGGATAGCCAAGGTTACCAGGACATAGAAGGTGAGAAGGAGGCCACCAGCGAGAGGGACAACCAAGGTTTCCAGGAAATAGAAGGTGAGAAGAAAGCCACCAGAGAGAAGGACAACCAAAGTTTCAAGGACATAGAAGGTGCGATTGAGGCTGCCACGGAGAAGAACAACGAAGATGAGAAGGACATAGAAGGTGGGAATGACGCAGCCGGGGAGAAGAACGCCGAAGGTGACAAGGACGTGAAAGCTGAGAAGGACGTTGCCGGAGAGAAAGACAACAAAGGTGACAAGGACGCCGACGATGAGAAGGACGTCGAAACTACGAAGGAGGCCGCCAGGGAGGAGAACGATGAAGGTGAGAAGGGCACCGACAATGACACAAAACATGCCAACGAAGAGAAGAACACCGTCGTGGACAAGGGCAACAAGAATGAATCCACTACTGAATATGCTACCCCTGATGAAGTGAGGTAG